The genomic region ATAACCGAGAGGATTTGGTTTTAACCAAAGAGAGAATGATGCAACTCGTGGGTGGACCGATTCTCGGAGAAAGATTATAAAAATTGAATATAGAAAGGCGGATCTCCGATCTATGGAGAATCTGCCTTAAACTTCTTTAACTGACTTTTTGTTTTAGATATTGATTCTGTCTTGCGACTTCCAATTTATTTTCCAAAAAAGAAACCGCTGAATCGATATCCTCGTTTGAAATTCCCGGATATTCCCTGAGAATTCCCTTTCTTGACATTCCGGACAATAACAAATCTAAAATTTCCAAAACCCGAACTCCGGTTCCCTTAATGAAAGGTTTACCGCCCAGATAACCCGGGATCATTTCTATCGAAGTAAACTTGTCGTTACTCATATATACCTTTAACAATAGGACCCGACAAAACTTGTAACGGAAAAAAAATTTTATCGAAATCGAGTCGTACTTTTTTCAATTTCGTATACTATTCTTTTCGAAAAGAGTGTCTCATTTGTTACCGAGAATTCCCGAAAAACTCCCCGCGCTTCCCCCTTCATAAAATAAGAATCGATTCTAAATAAGGAATTATTTGGCGGAGTTGCCGGACGAGGAACTGGATGAAGATGCGTTATTCGGACATTCCGGATGAAGGACCACGCAAGAAATTAAAAGGAGCACCGGTTGGCTGTTGCAAAACGTCGTGATGGGTTTGTCTGTGCTTGCTTGATTCAAAGCGCAGTACGTAATGATTTGTTCGAAACATTCG from Leptospira kmetyi serovar Malaysia str. Bejo-Iso9 harbors:
- a CDS encoding DUF433 domain-containing protein, with the protein product MSNDKFTSIEMIPGYLGGKPFIKGTGVRVLEILDLLLSGMSRKGILREYPGISNEDIDSAVSFLENKLEVARQNQYLKQKVS